The window TCGCCGCGGGCCCCCTGGAGCTCGAACTCACCTCGCGCAACCTGTCGTTGTGCTTCGGCCTCCCGCTCGTCGTCGAACAGGTCGGTGAGCGCTGGACCGCGCAGGGCCTGCCCCTGTCCTGACAACCAGGAACACCTGCCCCAACTTGATCGGCGCCCTGTCGGGGACAGGACCCGCGGACCTACCATGACCACGTGGACGACATCGACGCATGGGTGTGGTGGCTGATCGCCGCGGTCGGGCTCGGAATCCCGCTCGTCGTGACCGCGATGCCGGAGTTCGGAATGCTCGCCGTCGGCGCCGTCGCGGGCGCCGTGACCGCGGGGCTCGGAGGCGGTGTGGTCCTCCAGGTAGTGGTCTTCGCCGTCGTCTCGGTCGCGCTCATCGCGGTCGTACGCCCCGTCGCCGCCCGACATCGTTCCCAGCGGCCCCAACTCGCCACAGGCATCGACGCCTTGAAGGGCAAGCAGGCCGTCGTCCTGGAGAGAGTCGACAGTTCGGGTGGCCGGATCAAACTCGCCGGAGAGGTCTGGTCCGCACGCGCCCTCGACACCGGACGCGCCTACGAAGTAGGCCAGGAAGTGGACGTCGTGGAGATCGAAGGGGCCACAGCGATCGTCATGTGACTCCCGCGACGTCCAGTGAACGGAACGTCGCACGTGGCGAGTTGTGGTCTGACACACTCGTCGAGCAAGATCTTCGACAATCACAAGATCTTCCGGAAGCACCTAGGCGGAGAAGGGTACGGGGACCACGATGGAACCGATCATCATCGTCCTGATCATTCTGGTGGTGTTGGTCTTCATCGCGCTGATCAAGACCATCCAGGTGATCCCACAGGCCAGCGCGGCCATCGTCGAGCGGTTCGGCCGCTACACGCGCACGCTCAACGCCGGCCTCAACATCGTCGTCCCGTTCATCGACTCGATCCGCAACCGCATCGACCTCCGTGAACAGGTCGTCCCGTTCCCGCCCCAGCCGGTGATCACCCAGGACAACCTGGTCGTGAACATCGACACCGTCATCTACTACCAGGTGACCGACGCCCGCGCCGCCACGTACGAGGTCGCCAGCTACATCCAGGCGATCGAGCAGCTCACCGTCACCACGCTCCGCAACATCATCGGTGGCATGGACCTTGAGCGGACCCTGACCTCCCGCGAGGAGATCAACGCGGCACTGCGCGGAGTCCTCGACGAGGCCACCGGCAAGTGGGGCATCCGCGTCAACCGCGTCGAGCTCAAGGCGATCGAGCCGCCCACCTCCATCCAGGACTCGATGGAGAAGCAGATGCGCGCCGACCGTGACAAGCGCGCCGCGATCCTCACCGCCGAAGGTATCCGCCAGTCGCAGATCCTCACCGCCGAGGGTGAGAAGCAGTCCGCGATCCTGCGCGCCGAAGGTGAGGCCAGGGCCGCCGCACTGCGCGCCGAGGGCGAGGCCCAGGCCATCCGTACGGTCTTCGAGTCCATCCACGCCGGAGACGCGGACCAGAAGCTCCTCGCCTACCAGTACCTCCAGATGCTCCCGAAGATCGCCGAGGGCGACGCCAACAAGCTCTGGATCGTCCCCAGCGAGATCGGCGACGCCCTCAAGGGCCTCAGCGGCGCCATGGGCAACTTCGGCCCAATGGGCGGCATGGGCGGAGGCGGCGGCCAGGCCAACCCCCCCACAGAACGCCGAGAAAAGCCGTCGGTAACCGACTGACAGACACAAAGGGGCTCACCTCGTACGAGGTGAGCCCCTTCTGCTTGGGGCCGAGGCCGGCCTGCTCGGGGGCGCGAGGAACGGCGCAATCTTTAGGGGCGCGAGGAACTGCGCGACCAGCCCCAACGCACCCGCACTCAACGAATCACCGAAGTACCCCGCACCACCCGGCGAACCGCTCACGCCGCCGGCTGCGCAAGCCACTCCGGCAAGGCCTCAAGATCATCGCGCCCCAGCGCGAGCAACATCGCATCGGCCGGCGTCGGCTCGAACGGCTGCCGCAACAGCGGCATCCCCGCCTGCTCCGGCGTCCGCGCGGCCTTGCGATGGTTGTCCTCCGCGCACGAGGCA is drawn from Streptomyces liliifuscus and contains these coding sequences:
- a CDS encoding SPFH domain-containing protein, yielding MEPIIIVLIILVVLVFIALIKTIQVIPQASAAIVERFGRYTRTLNAGLNIVVPFIDSIRNRIDLREQVVPFPPQPVITQDNLVVNIDTVIYYQVTDARAATYEVASYIQAIEQLTVTTLRNIIGGMDLERTLTSREEINAALRGVLDEATGKWGIRVNRVELKAIEPPTSIQDSMEKQMRADRDKRAAILTAEGIRQSQILTAEGEKQSAILRAEGEARAAALRAEGEAQAIRTVFESIHAGDADQKLLAYQYLQMLPKIAEGDANKLWIVPSEIGDALKGLSGAMGNFGPMGGMGGGGGQANPPTERREKPSVTD
- a CDS encoding NfeD family protein is translated as MDDIDAWVWWLIAAVGLGIPLVVTAMPEFGMLAVGAVAGAVTAGLGGGVVLQVVVFAVVSVALIAVVRPVAARHRSQRPQLATGIDALKGKQAVVLERVDSSGGRIKLAGEVWSARALDTGRAYEVGQEVDVVEIEGATAIVM